The DNA window AGACCTATATTGTTGAGGAAAACATCTCTTTAAAAAACATTTTCCAATGGATAAGATTTACTAAAAAGGAACAAAAGGATATCTTTCGGTTTATATTACCGCTGAGATTAAGCTCAAATAAACTTAGAGAGGTTCTTCTATTTTTAGAAGAAATATGTCAAAAAGATAAGATTTCTGTTAAGGATATTACCGATTGCAAGGAGATTCAAGATGTTTTAAACAATAAGAATATAACCGCTTCTCAAAGATCATCAAAGATTAGAGATCTCTTGAAAAGAAAGAGGTTTCCTCAATTGACATCAATGGAAAAGTCCTTTGCTAATATAATAAAAGATTTAGAACTCCCAAAAGGGATTATCTTCCGATCCCCTGAATATTTTGAAGAAAAGGAATTCAGCATCGAATTCAAAATAAAAAATAAAGAAGAGCTAAAAAGAGTCAGCAGGGCATTATTAAATATGTCAGAGAAAGAGAAAATATCTGAGCTTTTCAAGATGAGTTAAAAACATGTCAGGTTTTAATTTTCAAA is part of the Nitrospinota bacterium genome and encodes:
- a CDS encoding ParB/RepB/Spo0J family partition protein, whose product is MKINSLEKTSELKLVSIKDIDIKDKEFLITFPLRSDTLINSIKEIGIITPIILRDMQNRYQIISGFKRVFACGELGIKSIKAIVYSKNDLKDKEAFYLNFYENLTLRSFNIVEKAMILNNLFERIKIDTKEYKKKFLPLLGLDFNKKQLKDFFGLLDLDEKIKTYIVEENISLKNIFQWIRFTKKEQKDIFRFILPLRLSSNKLREVLLFLEEICQKDKISVKDITDCKEIQDVLNNKNITASQRSSKIRDLLKRKRFPQLTSMEKSFANIIKDLELPKGIIFRSPEYFEEKEFSIEFKIKNKEELKRVSRALLNMSEKEKISELFKMS